A single Methanocaldococcus bathoardescens DNA region contains:
- the hacB gene encoding homoaconitase small subunit, with amino-acid sequence MIIKGRAHKFGDDIDTDAIIPGPYLRTTDPYELASHCMAGIDENFPKKVKEGDVIVAGENFGCGSSREQAVIAIKYCGIKAVIAKSFARIFYRNAINVGLIPIMANTDEIEDGDIVEIDLDKEEIKIINKNKTIKCETPKGLEREILNAGGLVNYLKSKKGVKA; translated from the coding sequence ATGATTATTAAAGGAAGAGCTCACAAATTTGGGGATGATATAGATACAGATGCAATAATCCCAGGGCCTTATTTAAGAACTACAGACCCTTATGAATTAGCTTCACACTGTATGGCGGGGATTGATGAAAACTTCCCAAAAAAAGTTAAAGAAGGAGATGTAATAGTTGCAGGAGAAAACTTTGGGTGTGGTTCAAGTAGAGAACAAGCTGTAATAGCAATAAAATATTGTGGAATTAAGGCAGTTATAGCAAAAAGTTTTGCAAGAATTTTCTATAGAAATGCTATTAATGTTGGATTGATACCAATAATGGCAAATACTGATGAGATTGAAGATGGAGACATAGTTGAGATTGATTTAGATAAGGAAGAAATTAAAATAATCAATAAAAACAAAACAATAAAATGTGAAACACCAAAAGGTTTAGAAAGAGAAATATTAAATGCTGGAGGATTAGTTAATTACCTAAAATCAAAAAAAGGTGTAAAAGCATGA
- a CDS encoding 6-carboxytetrahydropterin synthase — protein sequence MMLELNGLHAGLRFSSAHIVFGHPTCGVIHGHSYYVDVKLYGDRAGEFKFVCDFKIIKKIVKEICDKLDHKLILPKNHEHVYYELRDKTLYFKYENKEYSIPVEDVILLPIPSTTAEDLAIYFANEIADRLKNLGFSNINWIEVSINEGIGQGACYRKYLKEVK from the coding sequence ATGATGTTAGAGTTAAATGGATTACATGCAGGTTTAAGGTTTTCATCAGCCCATATTGTATTTGGACATCCCACATGTGGGGTTATACATGGACATTCTTATTATGTAGATGTAAAACTCTATGGAGATAGAGCCGGAGAGTTCAAATTTGTTTGTGATTTTAAAATAATTAAAAAGATTGTAAAAGAGATTTGTGATAAGTTAGACCACAAATTAATACTTCCAAAAAATCATGAGCATGTATATTATGAGTTAAGGGATAAAACCCTATACTTTAAATATGAGAATAAAGAATACAGTATTCCTGTTGAGGATGTAATACTTTTACCTATTCCATCAACTACTGCTGAAGATTTAGCAATATATTTTGCTAATGAAATAGCAGATAGATTAAAAAATCTCGGTTTTTCTAATATAAATTGGATAGAGGTCTCTATCAACGAAGGAATAGGACAGGGAGCTTGCTATAGAAAATACTTAAAAGAGGTGAAATAA
- a CDS encoding branched-chain amino acid ABC transporter ATP-binding protein: MLRTENIVKCFGEFRALNGVSISVNKGDVTLIIGPNGSGKSTFLKTLFGLTKIYSGEIIFKDKNIAKVPPHQKARMKIAYLPQTNNVFANLTVEENLKIAGYVLDKDKVKERIEIALDVFPELKDILKRKAGTLSGGQRQFLAMGMALVRDAEVLMLDEPTAQLSPKLAEVIFEKIIEMRDEFGLTILLVEQNAKRALEISDNGYMFVSGRVAFEGTAEELLNHEKFKEYSLGITAI, translated from the coding sequence ATTTTAAGGACAGAGAATATTGTAAAGTGTTTTGGTGAGTTTAGAGCTTTAAATGGAGTGTCTATAAGTGTAAATAAAGGAGATGTTACTTTAATTATTGGGCCAAATGGGAGTGGGAAATCTACATTTTTAAAAACTTTGTTTGGTTTAACAAAGATATATTCTGGAGAGATTATATTTAAAGATAAAAATATAGCAAAAGTTCCACCACATCAAAAAGCAAGAATGAAAATTGCATATCTACCACAAACAAACAACGTATTTGCAAATTTAACTGTTGAAGAAAACTTAAAGATTGCTGGTTATGTATTAGATAAAGATAAAGTTAAAGAGAGGATAGAAATTGCTTTAGATGTATTTCCAGAGCTTAAGGATATTTTGAAAAGAAAAGCAGGAACATTAAGTGGAGGACAGAGGCAGTTCTTAGCTATGGGAATGGCTTTGGTTAGAGATGCAGAAGTTTTAATGTTGGATGAGCCTACTGCCCAATTATCACCAAAACTTGCAGAAGTGATTTTTGAAAAGATTATTGAGATGAGAGATGAATTCGGCTTAACAATTTTGTTAGTTGAGCAAAACGCCAAAAGAGCTTTAGAAATTAGTGATAACGGATATATGTTTGTTAGTGGAAGAGTGGCGTTTGAAGGAACTGCTGAAGAGTTATTAAACCATGAGAAATTTAAGGAATACTCATTAGGAATAACCGCTATTTAA
- a CDS encoding branched-chain amino acid ABC transporter permease, which produces MIIELISLILLWFGIYYIVSLSLNMEFGYAGIPNFGKALSVLVGAIAVGGILDRLLMLYFGIGGGLIEGSTYATSMINDVIASNPIVGIGILILAIILASILGFVVGAIFILPSAKLKEDYLGVTLLAISEAVVLVCTYNLNIIGGYYGISTPDVLAFVSGEYRGWVFTGMVLFIAFLVYLFFERLLNTPFGRVLRAMRENEDTVKAFGRDIMKLRIKTMAIGSAIGAIAGALYSLYTVNIVANAFTRVEWTFFPFLMVLLGGKGNNKGVALGVLCYVIVKVLLDVYKYDLKYTLNIPFEPVWLSYMLFGVLMLLILYYKPSGLIPEKPIITAPMKKKIIEISNK; this is translated from the coding sequence ATGATTATTGAACTAATCTCATTAATCTTATTGTGGTTTGGAATCTATTACATAGTATCCTTATCTTTAAACATGGAATTTGGTTATGCAGGAATTCCAAACTTTGGTAAAGCTTTGTCAGTATTAGTTGGAGCTATTGCAGTTGGAGGGATTTTGGATAGGTTGTTAATGCTATACTTTGGTATTGGGGGAGGATTGATTGAGGGTAGTACCTACGCAACATCAATGATAAATGATGTAATTGCTTCAAATCCAATAGTGGGAATTGGAATTTTAATATTGGCTATAATATTGGCTTCAATCCTTGGATTTGTAGTTGGAGCAATCTTTATCCTACCAAGTGCTAAGTTAAAAGAGGATTATTTGGGAGTTACATTATTAGCTATAAGCGAGGCTGTGGTTTTGGTTTGTACTTATAATCTAAACATAATTGGAGGTTATTATGGTATCTCAACCCCCGATGTTTTAGCATTTGTCTCTGGAGAGTATAGAGGTTGGGTATTTACTGGAATGGTTTTATTTATTGCCTTTTTAGTTTATTTGTTCTTTGAAAGATTGTTAAATACACCATTTGGTAGAGTATTAAGGGCTATGAGAGAAAATGAAGATACCGTTAAGGCATTTGGTAGAGATATAATGAAGCTAAGGATAAAAACAATGGCTATTGGTTCTGCAATTGGGGCAATTGCAGGGGCTTTGTATTCATTATATACAGTAAATATCGTTGCTAATGCATTTACAAGAGTTGAATGGACATTCTTCCCATTCCTAATGGTTTTGTTGGGAGGAAAAGGAAATAATAAAGGAGTGGCTTTAGGGGTTTTATGTTATGTTATAGTTAAGGTATTATTAGATGTTTATAAGTATGACTTAAAATATACCTTAAATATCCCATTTGAGCCAGTTTGGCTGTCTTATATGTTATTTGGAGTTTTAATGCTTCTCATCCTCTACTACAAGCCATCTGGTTTAATCCCTGAAAAGCCAATTATAACCGCTCCAATGAAAAAGAAAATAATAGAGATTAGCAATAAGTAA
- a CDS encoding bis-aminopropyl spermidine synthase family protein — protein sequence MERILEKVRAKSEIPVYDKSVENVLSAILTTSDFWKIVDLSEEPLPLVADIIRVLEEEGLVKIGNGIEFTEKGNEFIKSYGIGKRDDSVCECCEGRGVSLKNYQDLLKKFKEIVKNRPMPKHEYDQGFVTPECTISRIALMNSRGDLFNKDVLVLGDDDLTSIALMLSNLPKRIVVVDIDDRLINFIKEVAEQLNYKNIEVITLDLRKPLPEKYSKAFDTFITDPPETVYAVKTFIGRGISALKGERRAGYFGITRRESSLDKWREIQRTLINDFNVVITDIIRNFNHYVNWGYEEETRAWKLSPIKKKPEDIWYKSYMFRIETLKDSRGFEDEVDVGDELYNDAESSTT from the coding sequence ATGGAGAGAATCTTAGAGAAGGTTAGAGCGAAATCAGAGATTCCAGTATATGACAAGTCAGTAGAAAATGTTTTATCAGCTATTTTAACAACCAGTGATTTTTGGAAGATTGTTGATTTGAGTGAAGAGCCATTACCTTTAGTTGCTGACATTATAAGAGTTTTAGAGGAGGAGGGGTTAGTAAAAATAGGTAACGGAATAGAATTTACTGAAAAAGGAAATGAATTTATAAAATCCTATGGAATTGGGAAGAGAGATGATAGTGTTTGCGAATGCTGTGAAGGGAGAGGGGTATCTTTAAAGAACTACCAAGATTTATTGAAGAAATTTAAAGAGATTGTTAAAAATAGACCAATGCCAAAACACGAATACGACCAAGGTTTCGTTACACCGGAATGTACAATTTCAAGAATTGCATTGATGAATTCAAGAGGAGATTTATTCAATAAGGATGTTTTAGTTTTAGGGGATGATGACTTAACAAGCATTGCTTTAATGCTATCAAATCTACCAAAAAGAATCGTAGTTGTTGATATTGATGATAGATTAATTAACTTCATAAAAGAGGTTGCTGAACAATTAAATTATAAAAATATTGAAGTTATAACCTTAGATTTAAGAAAGCCACTTCCAGAAAAATACAGTAAAGCATTTGATACATTCATTACAGACCCACCAGAAACAGTTTATGCTGTAAAAACATTCATTGGTAGAGGAATATCAGCATTAAAAGGAGAGAGAAGAGCTGGTTACTTTGGAATCACAAGAAGAGAGAGTTCATTGGATAAATGGAGAGAGATTCAAAGAACATTAATAAATGACTTTAATGTAGTTATAACTGATATAATAAGGAATTTCAACCACTACGTAAATTGGGGTTATGAGGAAGAAACAAGAGCTTGGAAATTATCCCCAATAAAGAAAAAACCAGAGGATATTTGGTATAAATCCTATATGTTCAGAATAGAGACATTGAAAGATAGTAGAGGGTTTGAAGATGAAGTTGATGTTGGAGATGAGTTATACAACGATGCTGAAAGTTCAACAACATAA
- a CDS encoding branched-chain amino acid ABC transporter permease, with product MILEGAIIYSNLLVLLALGLTLTYITTNVPNFAQGSYAIVGSYVALTLLRLFDISPYLSLPVLFIIGAVVGLITYLALKPLIKRGASVEILMIATLAIDLILLGAIGAYSEILSAIVGSTQAKFVFANLDFTVLGFKGILFVSTFVIILLLIGLYLLLYKTKFGIALRASMENPSLAQTMGIDVEKTRLFSWILSGALAGVAGGLLPFMQEIVPATGGLIIISIFAASIVGGLRHISGALIGGYVIGISESLITYYLASVFGTGFLVYGKVISLIIMIVTLLIAPYGITGTDWKKVKKLLSGA from the coding sequence ATGATTTTAGAGGGAGCGATTATTTATTCCAACCTTTTAGTTTTGTTGGCATTGGGTTTAACTCTAACTTATATAACAACAAACGTTCCAAATTTCGCTCAAGGAAGTTATGCAATAGTTGGGAGTTATGTTGCTTTAACTCTATTGAGGTTGTTTGATATAAGCCCTTATCTTTCTCTGCCAGTATTGTTTATTATTGGAGCGGTTGTTGGTTTAATCACTTATTTAGCTTTAAAACCACTAATAAAAAGAGGAGCTTCAGTAGAGATTTTGATGATTGCAACATTAGCTATTGATTTAATATTGTTAGGAGCTATTGGGGCTTATTCTGAAATATTAAGTGCAATTGTTGGCTCTACTCAGGCGAAATTCGTTTTTGCAAACTTAGATTTTACAGTATTAGGATTTAAGGGAATTTTGTTTGTTTCAACATTTGTTATTATACTGTTGTTGATTGGGCTTTATCTTCTATTGTATAAAACAAAATTTGGTATTGCATTGAGAGCTTCAATGGAAAACCCTTCACTTGCACAAACAATGGGAATTGATGTTGAAAAAACAAGGTTATTTTCATGGATTCTCTCTGGAGCTTTAGCTGGAGTTGCTGGGGGGCTTTTACCTTTCATGCAAGAGATTGTCCCAGCTACTGGAGGTTTAATTATCATCTCAATCTTTGCCGCAAGTATTGTTGGGGGGTTGAGGCATATAAGTGGAGCTTTAATTGGGGGTTATGTGATTGGAATATCTGAGAGTTTAATAACCTATTACTTAGCATCAGTATTTGGAACTGGATTTTTAGTCTATGGAAAAGTTATCTCTCTAATCATAATGATAGTAACACTATTAATTGCACCTTATGGAATTACAGGAACTGATTGGAAGAAAGTTAAGAAATTGCTTTCTGGAGCATAA
- the dph5 gene encoding diphthine synthase gives MLILAGLGLYDENDMTLKTLKFAKKADKIYAEFYTAVLTGTTIEKIEEVLGKKIHVLSRKEVEYEGYKLIEEAKDKDIMFLTAGDPMVATTHVDLAIEAKKKGVDVVIINAPSIYSAVGITGLQLYKFGRTASIVFPEENYFPETPYNVIKENLERGLHTLCLLDIRVDENEKRFMTANEGLKVLLELENRKKENIISEDTKAVVVARAGSLKPKLVYGKIKDLINYDFGEPLHCIIIPGKLHFMEEDALKYLCENI, from the coding sequence ATGCTAATCTTAGCAGGTTTGGGACTTTATGATGAGAATGACATGACACTAAAAACCTTAAAATTTGCTAAAAAAGCTGATAAAATTTATGCTGAATTTTACACCGCAGTTTTAACTGGAACTACAATAGAAAAGATAGAAGAAGTTTTAGGTAAAAAGATACATGTTTTGAGTAGGAAAGAGGTTGAATATGAAGGATACAAGTTAATTGAAGAAGCAAAGGATAAAGATATAATGTTTTTAACTGCTGGCGACCCAATGGTTGCTACAACACACGTTGATTTAGCAATAGAGGCAAAAAAGAAAGGGGTTGATGTTGTGATAATAAATGCCCCATCAATTTATTCAGCTGTTGGAATTACTGGATTACAATTATATAAATTTGGTAGAACTGCTTCAATTGTATTTCCAGAAGAAAATTACTTCCCAGAAACTCCATATAATGTAATAAAAGAAAACTTAGAGAGAGGTTTGCATACTCTCTGCTTATTAGATATTAGAGTTGATGAAAATGAAAAGAGGTTTATGACAGCAAATGAGGGATTAAAAGTGTTATTAGAATTGGAAAATAGGAAGAAAGAAAATATAATAAGTGAAGATACAAAAGCTGTGGTAGTTGCAAGAGCTGGAAGTTTGAAACCAAAACTTGTTTATGGAAAAATAAAAGATTTAATAAATTATGACTTTGGAGAGCCGTTACATTGTATAATAATTCCAGGAAAACTTCATTTCATGGAAGAAGATGCATTAAAATATTTATGTGAAAATATTTAA
- a CDS encoding cation:proton antiporter → MDSYYYIFFIILSIIFIVPNLLKKFNIPAITSIMIAGIIIGPYGLNILQLDETLKVLADFGAIMLMFLAGLEVDNETLKEEFKNSLILSSFSLLIPGFGGYLIGQYLGLGFIGSLLYAVIFASHSVAIVYGVLEELKMVKTRLGTIILSATITVDLFTLLLLSVVIKLGVGGGNVGMFLLEAFLYIVVLLLAIPYLSKHILGIFEKLHAQRIHYVLFIIFIAIIVGEIVGIHPIVGAFICGVAVSEALTKEEHDELLNKNLNAIGYGFFIPIFFLVLGMETNIRVIFDLSNLELLLITLISAVALKFISGFMALKILRFDKVKNIIGSLLTVPKISASLVAASIGKELGLIGNEIFVTIVTLSVITATITPIVVKHIFVAKYDKKS, encoded by the coding sequence ATGGATAGTTATTACTACATATTCTTTATAATATTGTCAATAATCTTCATCGTGCCAAATCTATTAAAGAAATTTAATATCCCTGCTATAACATCGATTATGATTGCAGGGATTATTATAGGACCTTATGGGTTAAATATATTACAACTGGATGAGACATTAAAAGTGCTTGCAGATTTTGGAGCAATTATGCTAATGTTTTTAGCTGGTTTAGAAGTGGATAATGAAACTTTAAAGGAAGAGTTTAAGAACTCTCTAATTTTGAGTTCATTTTCATTGTTAATCCCTGGCTTTGGAGGTTATTTAATTGGACAGTATTTAGGTCTTGGATTTATTGGGAGTTTGTTGTATGCTGTAATTTTTGCATCTCACTCTGTAGCCATTGTTTATGGCGTATTGGAAGAACTGAAAATGGTCAAAACAAGATTAGGGACTATAATTTTAAGTGCTACAATTACTGTTGATTTATTTACACTCCTTTTGCTATCAGTGGTTATAAAGTTAGGGGTTGGTGGAGGAAATGTTGGAATGTTCTTATTAGAGGCATTTTTATATATTGTGGTGTTGCTTTTAGCCATTCCATACCTCTCTAAACATATCCTTGGTATATTTGAAAAACTTCATGCACAGAGAATACACTATGTTTTATTTATTATATTCATTGCCATAATAGTTGGGGAGATTGTTGGAATCCATCCAATAGTGGGAGCTTTTATCTGTGGTGTTGCTGTTAGTGAAGCTTTAACTAAGGAAGAGCATGATGAACTTCTAAACAAAAATTTAAATGCAATTGGTTATGGTTTCTTTATACCAATATTCTTCTTAGTCTTAGGAATGGAAACAAATATAAGAGTAATATTTGATTTGAGTAATTTAGAGCTCTTATTAATCACATTAATTTCAGCAGTGGCATTAAAATTCATCTCTGGTTTTATGGCTTTGAAAATTTTGAGATTTGATAAAGTAAAAAATATCATTGGAAGTTTATTAACAGTTCCAAAAATTTCAGCTTCATTAGTTGCAGCTTCAATTGGAAAAGAGCTTGGT